One Halalkalicoccus tibetensis genomic region harbors:
- a CDS encoding sugar porter family MFS transporter: MSIRETAGLGGERRRFVVITAALAALNGLLFGFDTGVISGALLYIGETFPALEESAFLEGLVVSGALVGAAVGAAIGGRLADRIGRRRLILLAACIFFIGSLGMATARSVEWLIAARVFNGIAIGFASIVGPLYISEISPPDIRGSLVTFNQLAITSGILVSYLVNYALAGQGAWRLMLGAGMVPATVLLVGMYFMPESPRWLVEQEREEEARSTLERIRSEVSVDEEIAEMRRMAEVEEAELGDLLQPWIRPALIVGIGLAAAQQVTGINTVIYYAPTILESTGFGSVASILATVGVGVINVVMTVVAILLLDRVGRRPLLLGGMAGMFVMLVVLGGAFYLPGLGGVLGYVATGSLMLYVAFFAIGLGPVFWLLIAEIYPLNVRGTAMGVATVVNWLANLAVAQLFPQLFDLIGPAFTFWLFALLTAASFAFSHYFVPETNGRSLEEIEADLRDTAIGGEELSMAERAEEGD, encoded by the coding sequence ATGAGTATCAGAGAGACCGCGGGCCTCGGCGGCGAGCGACGGCGGTTCGTCGTGATCACCGCCGCGCTGGCCGCGCTGAACGGGCTGTTGTTCGGGTTCGACACGGGCGTCATCTCCGGGGCGCTGCTCTACATCGGCGAGACGTTCCCCGCCCTCGAGGAGTCCGCGTTCCTCGAGGGGCTTGTCGTCAGCGGCGCGCTGGTGGGGGCGGCCGTCGGCGCGGCGATCGGCGGCCGGCTCGCCGACCGGATCGGTCGGCGGCGGTTGATCCTGCTCGCGGCCTGTATCTTCTTCATCGGCTCGCTCGGGATGGCCACCGCACGGAGCGTCGAGTGGCTCATCGCCGCCCGGGTGTTCAACGGGATCGCGATCGGCTTCGCCTCGATCGTCGGCCCGCTCTACATCTCGGAGATCTCCCCGCCGGACATCCGGGGCTCGCTCGTGACGTTCAACCAGCTCGCGATCACGAGCGGCATCCTCGTCTCCTATCTGGTGAACTACGCGCTCGCGGGCCAGGGCGCCTGGCGGCTCATGCTCGGTGCGGGGATGGTCCCCGCCACCGTCCTGCTCGTCGGGATGTACTTCATGCCCGAGAGCCCGCGCTGGCTCGTCGAGCAGGAGCGCGAGGAGGAGGCGCGCTCGACGCTCGAACGCATCCGCAGCGAGGTGAGCGTCGACGAGGAGATCGCCGAGATGCGCCGGATGGCCGAGGTCGAGGAGGCCGAACTGGGCGACCTGCTCCAGCCCTGGATCCGCCCCGCGCTGATCGTCGGGATCGGACTCGCGGCAGCCCAGCAGGTCACCGGGATCAACACGGTGATCTACTACGCGCCGACGATCCTCGAATCGACCGGGTTCGGAAGCGTCGCCTCGATCCTCGCGACCGTCGGCGTCGGCGTCATCAACGTCGTCATGACCGTCGTCGCGATCCTGCTGCTCGACCGGGTCGGCCGGCGGCCGCTGCTTCTGGGCGGGATGGCGGGGATGTTCGTCATGCTGGTCGTCCTCGGCGGGGCCTTCTACCTGCCAGGTCTGGGCGGCGTGCTCGGCTACGTCGCGACGGGCAGCCTGATGCTGTACGTCGCGTTCTTCGCGATCGGGCTCGGGCCGGTGTTCTGGCTGCTCATCGCCGAGATCTACCCGCTGAACGTCCGCGGGACGGCGATGGGCGTCGCGACCGTCGTCAACTGGCTCGCGAACCTCGCGGTCGCCCAGCTGTTCCCCCAGCTGTTCGACCTGATCGGGCCCGCCTTCACGTTCTGGCTGTTCGCCCTGCTGACGGCGGCCTCGTTCGCCTTCTCGCACTACTTCGTGCCCGAGACCAACGGCCGGAGCCTCGAGGAGATCGAGGCCGACCTGCGGGACACCGCCATCGGAGGCGAGGAGCTCTCGATGGCCGAGCGCGCCGAGGAGGGCGACTGA